The Streptomyces cyanogenus DNA segment CTCCGCGCCGACTCCGCCATGGCGTCCAGCACGGTCGCGCTGTGCACCGCGTCCGCGAGGGTGGTGCCGTACGGCGTGCCCTCGGCGATGGAGCGGACGAAGCGGCAGGCCTCGATCACCTTCAGGTCGTCGTAGCCCATCGCGTTGGCCGCGCCCGGCTGGAAGGCGGCGAACTCGCCGGCGCCCGGGCCGACGTACACCGTGCTCACCGGTTGGTCCTGGTACGTCGTACCGCGGCTCACCTTCAGCTCGTTCATCCGGCGGAAGTCCCAGAACACCGCGCCACGGGTCCCGTGCACCTCGAAGCCGTAGGCGTTCTGTTCGCCGACCGAGACCCGGCAGGCCTCCAGGACCCCACGCGCACCGGAGGCGAAGCGCAGCAGGCAGCCGACGTAGTCCTCGTTCTCGACCGGGCCCGGCTCGCCGCCGGCGGCCAGGGCGTGGCCGGCCGTCGCGCCGCTCGGACGGGCCCGCTGCGGCACGAAGACCGCCGTGTCGGCGGTGAGCGCGGCGATGTCGCCGAGCAGGAAGCGGGCCAGGTCGACGCCGTGCGAGGCTAGGTCGCCGAGCACCCCGCTGCCGCCGCGCTCGCGCTCGTAACGCCAGGTCAGGGCGCCGTCCGGGTGGGCCGCGTAGTCGCTGAAGAGGCGGATGCGGACATGCGTGACCGTGCCGAGCTCGCCGTTGACGATCAGCTCGCGGGCGGCCTCCACGGCGGGCGCGTTGCGGTAGTTGAAGCCCAC contains these protein-coding regions:
- a CDS encoding Gfo/Idh/MocA family protein; its protein translation is MADALGVAVVGFGWMGRVHSQAYARLPHHYPRLPLRPRLVTVAEEVPGRAEEAAERFGFASATRDWREVAADPRVQAVSVTAPNFLHREIGVAMAEAGKHLWIEKPVGLTAEDARAVADAVTRSGVQGTVGFNYRNAPAVEAARELIVNGELGTVTHVRIRLFSDYAAHPDGALTWRYERERGGSGVLGDLASHGVDLARFLLGDIAALTADTAVFVPQRARPSGATAGHALAAGGEPGPVENEDYVGCLLRFASGARGVLEACRVSVGEQNAYGFEVHGTRGAVFWDFRRMNELKVSRGTTYQDQPVSTVYVGPGAGEFAAFQPGAANAMGYDDLKVIEACRFVRSIAEGTPYGTTLADAVHSATVLDAMAESARSGRWVSP